A region from the Agrococcus sp. SL85 genome encodes:
- a CDS encoding MFS transporter produces the protein MQTGQLPRTDESTAPRAGAREWVALAVLMLPVLLVSIDNTVLAFALPQIALALEPDAAQQLWLVDAYALVLAGLLVAMGSMGDRFGRRRMLLIGATGFALVSALAAFAPTAEALIAARAALGFFGAMLMPSTLSLLRSTFQHRDQRRLAIAVWATAFSVGSAIGPTVGGVLLQHFAWGSVFLMAVPVLLPLLVLAPLLVRESRDPNPGRIDLVGIALSIVALGALAAAIKHVAVDGPDLVALALVVASVVAGIAFVRRMQRSATPMLDIDLLRIPAFSGAIAINLLSVVALVGALFFLTQHLQLVEGMSTLDAALLLVPGTIAMVATGLGVVRIVRHLPARVVIAIGLSSSVAGYLLVAISGEHLTPLLVAVAYLLLGAGIGAAETLSNEIVVSTAPPAKAGAASAVSETAYELGAVLGTAVLGGIVSAVYRSTIELPEGLAAADASAARETLAGALDVADRVQGELGAAVAEAARTAFDHGALWTSLAGAALVLAAIVVALRALRRA, from the coding sequence ATGCAGACCGGCCAGCTGCCCCGCACCGACGAGTCGACCGCGCCCCGCGCAGGCGCGCGGGAGTGGGTCGCGCTCGCCGTGCTCATGCTTCCGGTGCTGCTCGTGTCGATCGACAACACCGTGCTCGCCTTCGCGCTGCCGCAGATCGCGCTCGCGCTCGAGCCCGACGCCGCGCAGCAGCTCTGGCTCGTCGACGCCTACGCGCTCGTGCTCGCGGGCCTCCTCGTCGCCATGGGCAGCATGGGCGACCGCTTCGGGCGGCGCCGGATGCTGCTCATCGGCGCCACGGGCTTCGCCCTCGTCTCGGCGCTCGCGGCCTTCGCGCCGACCGCGGAGGCGCTCATCGCCGCCCGCGCCGCGCTCGGCTTCTTCGGCGCGATGCTCATGCCCTCGACGCTCTCGCTCCTGCGCTCCACGTTCCAGCACCGCGACCAGCGGCGGCTCGCGATCGCCGTCTGGGCGACGGCCTTCTCGGTCGGCAGCGCCATCGGCCCGACCGTCGGCGGCGTCCTGCTGCAGCACTTCGCGTGGGGCTCGGTCTTCCTCATGGCCGTCCCCGTGCTGCTGCCGCTGCTCGTGCTCGCGCCGCTGCTCGTGCGCGAGAGCCGCGACCCGAACCCTGGCCGCATCGACCTCGTGGGCATCGCGCTCTCGATCGTCGCGCTCGGCGCCCTCGCCGCGGCCATCAAGCACGTCGCCGTCGACGGCCCCGACCTCGTCGCGCTCGCCCTCGTGGTCGCGTCGGTCGTCGCGGGCATCGCCTTCGTGCGCCGCATGCAGCGCTCCGCGACGCCGATGCTCGACATCGACCTGCTCCGCATCCCCGCGTTCTCGGGCGCGATCGCCATCAACCTGCTGAGCGTCGTCGCGCTCGTGGGCGCCCTCTTCTTCCTCACGCAGCACCTGCAGCTCGTCGAGGGGATGTCGACGCTCGACGCGGCGCTGCTGCTCGTGCCCGGCACGATCGCGATGGTCGCGACCGGCCTCGGCGTCGTGCGGATCGTGCGGCACCTGCCCGCGCGCGTCGTCATCGCGATCGGCCTCTCGAGCTCGGTCGCCGGCTACCTGCTCGTCGCCATCTCGGGCGAGCACCTGACGCCGCTCCTCGTGGCGGTCGCCTACCTGCTGCTCGGCGCAGGCATCGGCGCGGCCGAGACGCTCTCGAACGAGATCGTCGTCTCGACCGCCCCGCCCGCGAAGGCGGGCGCCGCGAGCGCGGTCTCCGAGACGGCCTACGAGCTCGGCGCCGTGCTCGGCACGGCGGTGCTCGGCGGCATCGTCAGCGCGGTCTACCGCTCGACGATCGAGCTGCCCGAAGGGCTCGCGGCCGCCGACGCCTCCGCGGCGCGGGAGACCCTCGCGGGCGCGCTCGACGTGGCCGACCGTGTGCAGGGCGAGCTCGGCGCCGCTGTCGCCGAGGCCGCGCGCACGGCCTTCGACCACGGCGCGCTCTGGACCTCGCTCGCGGGTGCCGCGCTCGTGCTCGCCGCGATCGTCGTCGCGCTGCGGGCGCTGCGGCGGGCGTAG
- a CDS encoding MurR/RpiR family transcriptional regulator — MRVAPTRPQPGTLLVEVRGILPTLRPAERRIGEALLHDPEGFATRSIAEIAELASTSTTTVVRFTRGLGYERFKDLRHDLTEQNLRERLAADDGGALPTDISPDDGMEEIVAKIARNESLSIADTAHVVDVGALERAVAAIDGAARVDLYGVGASAIVAVDLQRKLARIGRVALEWPESHAAWTAAAVLGRSAVAIAISHSGATTDTVEFLRIARASGAVTIAITNHEHSPLASAADVVLRTAARETPFRSGALGSRIAQLMVVDCLFTGVAQARYDDSVAALRKTREAVDQRASR; from the coding sequence ATGCGCGTCGCACCCACCCGCCCGCAGCCGGGCACGCTGCTCGTCGAGGTGCGCGGCATCCTGCCCACCCTGCGACCCGCGGAGCGGCGCATCGGCGAGGCACTCCTGCACGACCCCGAGGGCTTCGCGACCCGCTCGATCGCCGAGATCGCCGAGCTTGCGTCGACCTCGACGACGACGGTCGTGCGCTTCACGCGCGGGCTCGGCTACGAGCGCTTCAAGGACCTGCGGCACGACCTCACCGAGCAGAACCTTCGCGAGCGACTCGCCGCCGACGACGGCGGCGCCCTCCCGACCGACATCTCCCCCGACGACGGGATGGAGGAGATCGTCGCGAAGATCGCCCGAAACGAGTCGCTGTCGATCGCCGACACCGCGCACGTCGTCGACGTCGGCGCGCTGGAGCGCGCCGTCGCGGCGATCGACGGCGCCGCCCGCGTCGACCTCTACGGCGTGGGCGCGAGCGCGATCGTCGCCGTGGACCTCCAACGCAAGCTCGCGCGCATCGGCCGCGTCGCGCTCGAGTGGCCTGAATCGCACGCCGCGTGGACGGCCGCGGCCGTGCTCGGCCGGAGCGCGGTCGCGATCGCGATCTCGCACTCGGGCGCGACGACCGACACGGTCGAGTTCCTCCGCATCGCTCGCGCGTCGGGCGCCGTGACGATCGCGATCACCAACCACGAGCACTCGCCGCTCGCAAGCGCCGCTGACGTCGTGCTGCGCACCGCCGCGCGCGAGACGCCGTTCCGATCCGGCGCGCTCGGCAGCCGCATCGCACAGCTCATGGTGGTCGACTGTCTCTTCACAGGTGTCGCGCAAGCGCGCTACGACGACTCCGTCGCGGCGCTGCGCAAGACGCGCGAAGCCGTCGATCAGCGCGCATCCCGCTGA
- a CDS encoding 3-isopropylmalate dehydrogenase codes for MEQLRLAVIAGDGIGPEVTAEARKAIRAAVDGVEVVETEYALGAGHYLETGEVLEPTTLEALRGHDAILLGAVGGDPSDPRLAGGIIERGLLLGLRFAFDHHVNLRPTKLHPKVQSPLRAPGEIDFVVVREGTEGPYVGNGGAIRAGTPQEVANETSVNTAFGVERVVRFAFELAERRSKRLTLVHKTNVLVHAGGLWRRIVDAVATEHPGVSVDYLHVDAATIFLVDRPSRFDVIVTDNLFGDILTDLAGAVGGGIGMAASGNLDPSGTFPSMFEPVHGSAPDIAGTGVADPTAAILSAALLLEHTGHPEAAARIRDAVDADVDARGEGRRTTTEVGDAIVDRIRASKEQA; via the coding sequence GTGGAGCAGCTGCGGCTCGCGGTCATCGCAGGCGACGGGATCGGACCGGAGGTGACGGCCGAGGCCCGGAAGGCGATCCGCGCCGCCGTCGACGGCGTCGAGGTGGTCGAGACCGAGTACGCGCTCGGCGCGGGCCACTACCTCGAGACCGGCGAGGTGCTCGAGCCCACGACGCTCGAGGCGCTCCGGGGGCACGACGCCATCCTGCTCGGCGCCGTCGGCGGCGACCCGAGCGACCCGAGGCTCGCGGGCGGCATCATCGAGCGCGGCCTGCTGCTGGGCCTCCGCTTCGCCTTCGACCACCACGTCAACCTGCGGCCCACGAAGCTGCACCCCAAGGTGCAGAGCCCCCTGCGGGCGCCGGGCGAGATCGACTTCGTCGTCGTGCGCGAGGGCACCGAGGGCCCGTACGTGGGCAACGGCGGCGCCATCCGGGCGGGGACGCCGCAGGAGGTCGCCAACGAGACGAGCGTCAACACGGCATTCGGCGTCGAGCGCGTGGTGCGCTTCGCGTTCGAGCTCGCCGAGCGGCGCTCGAAGCGGCTGACGCTCGTGCACAAGACGAACGTGCTCGTGCACGCGGGCGGCCTGTGGCGGCGGATCGTCGATGCGGTCGCCACCGAGCACCCCGGGGTCTCGGTCGACTACCTCCACGTCGACGCCGCGACGATCTTCCTCGTCGACCGGCCGAGCCGGTTCGACGTGATCGTGACCGACAACCTCTTCGGCGACATCCTCACCGACCTCGCGGGCGCCGTCGGCGGCGGCATCGGCATGGCTGCCTCCGGCAACCTCGACCCCTCGGGCACGTTCCCGAGCATGTTCGAGCCGGTGCACGGCTCCGCGCCCGACATCGCGGGCACCGGCGTCGCCGACCCGACCGCGGCGATCCTCTCGGCGGCGCTGCTGCTCGAGCACACCGGCCACCCCGAGGCGGCCGCCCGCATCCGCGACGCCGTCGACGCCGACGTCGACGCGCGCGGCGAGGGGCGCCGCACCACCACCGAGGTCGGCGACGCGATCGTCGACCGCATCCGAGCATCCAAGGAGCAGGCATGA
- a CDS encoding fumarylacetoacetate hydrolase family protein: protein MRVARFAHQDRIGFGVVDEDALVELTGDPILGSWDTTGQRIPLAEARLLAPVIPRSKVVAVGRNYAKHAAELGNDVPTQPLVFFKPNTSVVGPGDAIVLPPESESIHFEGEVALVIGRVARRLTPEDALDAVFGVTVANDVTARDLQQREGQWARAKGFDTFCPLGPAIETEPDWSSLRVITRVDGEVRQDGVSSDWIFDVPAVLTWITAAMTLLPGDVVLMGTPEGVGPLAAGQTVEVEVPGVGTLRNPVVAHA from the coding sequence ATGCGGGTCGCGCGCTTCGCGCACCAGGACCGCATCGGCTTCGGCGTCGTCGACGAGGACGCCCTCGTCGAGCTGACCGGCGACCCGATCCTCGGCTCGTGGGACACCACGGGCCAGCGCATCCCGCTCGCCGAGGCTCGCCTGCTCGCGCCCGTGATCCCGCGCTCGAAGGTCGTCGCCGTCGGGCGCAACTACGCGAAGCACGCCGCCGAGCTCGGCAACGACGTGCCCACGCAGCCGCTCGTGTTCTTCAAGCCCAACACCTCGGTGGTCGGCCCCGGCGACGCGATCGTGCTGCCGCCGGAGTCGGAGAGCATCCACTTCGAGGGCGAGGTGGCGCTCGTCATCGGCCGCGTCGCGCGTCGGCTGACGCCCGAGGATGCGCTCGACGCGGTCTTCGGCGTGACGGTCGCGAACGACGTCACCGCCCGCGACCTCCAGCAGCGCGAGGGGCAGTGGGCGCGCGCGAAGGGCTTCGACACGTTCTGCCCGCTCGGCCCCGCGATCGAGACGGAGCCCGACTGGTCGTCGCTGCGCGTCATCACGCGCGTCGACGGCGAGGTGCGGCAGGACGGCGTCTCGAGCGACTGGATCTTCGACGTGCCCGCGGTGCTCACGTGGATCACGGCGGCGATGACGCTGCTGCCCGGCGACGTCGTGCTCATGGGGACGCCCGAGGGCGTCGGTCCGCTCGCCGCGGGCCAGACGGTGGAGGTCGAGGTGCCGGGCGTCGGCACCCTGCGCAACCCCGTCGTCGCGCACGCCTGA
- a CDS encoding TetR/AcrR family transcriptional regulator has protein sequence MARVGSGNAREQLLDAYEALLIEEGERAATVQAVAARAGVSKGGLLYHFGSKAELETGLIERFRVLAEQDVEALRGADDIVGTFLRTSVAEGSGFDRATVAIVRLAQLPSGGAARAAMQAVDDAYAAALSAALGDEEIAHAIVLMSDGVYLRSALGALEPGRAEAEVERLIAVARRLGA, from the coding sequence ATGGCCAGGGTCGGATCGGGCAACGCCCGCGAGCAGCTGCTCGACGCCTACGAGGCGCTGCTCATCGAGGAGGGCGAGCGCGCCGCCACCGTGCAGGCGGTCGCCGCGCGCGCCGGGGTCTCCAAGGGCGGGCTGCTGTACCACTTCGGCTCGAAGGCCGAGCTCGAGACCGGCCTCATCGAGCGCTTCCGCGTGCTCGCCGAGCAGGACGTCGAGGCGCTGCGCGGCGCCGACGACATCGTCGGCACCTTCCTGCGCACTTCCGTCGCGGAGGGATCCGGCTTCGACCGCGCGACCGTCGCGATCGTGCGCCTCGCGCAGCTGCCCTCCGGCGGGGCCGCCCGCGCCGCGATGCAGGCCGTCGACGACGCCTACGCCGCCGCGCTCTCCGCCGCGCTCGGCGACGAGGAGATCGCCCACGCGATCGTGCTGATGTCCGACGGCGTCTATCTGCGCTCGGCCCTCGGCGCGCTCGAGCCGGGTCGCGCCGAGGCCGAGGTCGAGCGCCTCATCGCCGTCGCGCGGCGCCTCGGCGCGTGA
- a CDS encoding PadR family transcriptional regulator — MASPDALRGHVDAMLLSVLAEGPVHGYGAIERIRERSGGELDFPSGTVYPALKRLERRGHIEGEWAAEGRQKRVYRLTPSGERALASERDEWTATASIITRVLGAARA, encoded by the coding sequence ATGGCTTCCCCCGATGCGCTCCGCGGCCACGTCGACGCGATGCTGCTCTCGGTCCTCGCCGAGGGCCCCGTGCACGGCTACGGCGCGATCGAGCGCATCCGCGAGCGCTCCGGCGGCGAGCTCGACTTCCCGAGCGGCACGGTCTACCCGGCGCTGAAGCGCCTCGAGCGCCGCGGCCACATCGAGGGGGAGTGGGCCGCCGAGGGGCGGCAGAAGCGCGTCTACCGCCTCACGCCCTCCGGCGAGCGCGCGCTCGCGAGCGAGCGCGACGAGTGGACGGCGACGGCGTCGATCATCACGCGCGTGCTCGGCGCGGCGCGAGCCTGA
- a CDS encoding branched-chain amino acid aminotransferase codes for MTLEFALTRSERPASDEARAAVLAAPGFGKHFTDHMVSIDWTVDGGWHDARVEPYGPLAIDPASAVLHYGQEIFEGMKAYRRADGSVWTFRPDQNAKRMQRSAARLALPQIPEELFLEAVRRLVEVDEAWVPEGGEDSLYLRPFMIANEVFLGVRAAQTVRFMVIASPAGPYFTGGVQPVSIWLSREYNRAGRGGTGAAKCGGNYAASLLPTQIAVANGCAQVLFLNEGGTDLEELGGMNVVLVKADGTLVTPDSESILDGVTRNSLLQLAEDDGHRVERRPVTLAEWREGVADGSITEAFACGTAAVLTPIAALKSTEETIGDPDAPAGPVALALRKRLTDLQYGRAEDPHGWMVQLTGAR; via the coding sequence ATGACCCTCGAGTTCGCGCTCACCCGTTCCGAGCGCCCCGCGAGCGACGAGGCCCGCGCGGCCGTGCTCGCGGCGCCCGGCTTCGGCAAGCACTTCACCGATCACATGGTCTCGATCGACTGGACCGTCGACGGCGGCTGGCACGACGCGCGCGTCGAGCCGTACGGGCCCCTCGCGATCGACCCCGCCTCCGCCGTGCTGCACTACGGCCAGGAGATCTTCGAGGGCATGAAGGCCTACCGCCGCGCCGACGGCTCCGTCTGGACCTTCCGCCCCGACCAGAACGCCAAGCGGATGCAGCGCTCGGCCGCGCGCCTCGCGCTGCCGCAGATCCCCGAGGAGCTCTTCCTCGAGGCCGTGCGGCGGCTCGTCGAGGTCGACGAGGCCTGGGTGCCCGAGGGCGGCGAGGACTCGCTGTACCTGCGGCCCTTCATGATCGCGAACGAGGTCTTCCTCGGCGTGCGCGCCGCGCAGACGGTGCGCTTCATGGTGATCGCGAGCCCCGCGGGCCCCTACTTCACGGGCGGCGTGCAGCCTGTCTCGATCTGGCTCTCGCGCGAGTACAACCGCGCCGGCCGCGGCGGCACGGGCGCCGCGAAGTGCGGCGGCAACTACGCCGCGAGCCTCCTGCCGACGCAGATCGCGGTCGCGAACGGCTGCGCGCAGGTGCTCTTCCTGAACGAGGGCGGCACCGACCTCGAGGAGCTCGGCGGCATGAACGTCGTGCTCGTCAAGGCCGACGGCACGCTCGTCACCCCCGACTCCGAGTCGATCCTCGACGGCGTCACCCGCAACTCGCTGCTGCAGCTCGCGGAGGACGACGGCCACCGTGTCGAGCGCCGCCCGGTGACGCTCGCCGAGTGGCGCGAGGGCGTCGCCGACGGATCGATCACCGAGGCCTTCGCGTGCGGCACCGCCGCGGTGCTCACGCCCATCGCGGCGCTCAAGAGCACCGAGGAGACCATCGGCGACCCGGATGCGCCCGCCGGCCCGGTCGCGCTCGCGCTGCGCAAGCGCCTCACCGACCTGCAGTACGGCCGCGCCGAGGACCCGCACGGCTGGATGGTCCAGCTGACGGGCGCCCGCTGA
- the gltX gene encoding glutamate--tRNA ligase — protein sequence MSVPFSTATGSDVVVRFCPSPTGTPHVGLIRTALFNWAYARHHGGKLVFRIEDTDAARDSQESYEQLLEAMRWLGIDWDEGVETGGPHAPYRQSQRGEIYAGIIERLTAAGHLYESFATPEEMEQRNRDAGRDPRQGYDNFERDLTDEQREALRAEGRRPSLRLRVPDEDLSFDDLVRGEITFPAGSFTDFVVVRPNGAPLYTFVNPVDDALMGVTHVLRGEDLLSSTPRQIALYRALADIGVVAAIPRFGHLPYVMGEGNRKLSKRDPQSNLFLLREAGFIPEGLLNYLSLLGWSISHDRDVFTRDELIAAFDVEDVNPNPSRFDAKKAESINGDHVRLLAPEDFAARLEPYLGQVFDGPPTDKQRALLAQAAPLVQERMQLIGQAEDMLGFLFLDDEDIRHDADAVAGLGDDAHAVLEASRRALAELEAFDAASIEAALREVLVEGLGIKPRFAFTPLRVAVTGRRVSPPLFESIELLGRASTLARIDRLAAVA from the coding sequence ATGAGCGTCCCCTTCTCGACGGCGACCGGCAGCGACGTCGTCGTCCGCTTCTGCCCCTCGCCGACCGGCACCCCGCACGTCGGCCTCATCCGCACGGCCCTGTTCAACTGGGCCTACGCGCGCCACCACGGCGGGAAGCTCGTCTTCCGCATCGAGGACACCGACGCCGCGCGCGACAGCCAGGAGTCCTACGAGCAGCTGCTCGAGGCGATGCGCTGGCTCGGCATCGACTGGGACGAGGGCGTCGAGACCGGCGGCCCGCACGCGCCCTACCGCCAGTCGCAGCGCGGCGAGATCTACGCGGGCATCATCGAGCGGCTCACGGCCGCCGGGCACCTCTACGAGTCGTTCGCGACGCCGGAGGAGATGGAGCAGCGCAACCGCGACGCGGGCCGCGACCCGCGCCAGGGCTACGACAACTTCGAGCGCGACCTCACCGACGAGCAGCGCGAGGCGCTCCGCGCCGAGGGCCGCCGGCCCAGCCTGCGCCTCCGCGTGCCCGACGAGGACCTCTCGTTCGACGACCTCGTGCGCGGCGAGATCACGTTCCCCGCCGGCTCCTTCACCGACTTCGTCGTCGTGCGGCCGAACGGCGCCCCGCTCTACACGTTCGTGAACCCCGTCGACGACGCGCTCATGGGCGTGACCCACGTGCTGCGCGGCGAGGACCTGCTCTCGTCGACCCCGCGCCAGATCGCGCTCTACCGCGCGCTCGCCGACATCGGCGTCGTCGCCGCGATCCCGCGCTTCGGCCACCTGCCCTACGTCATGGGCGAGGGCAACCGCAAGCTCTCGAAGCGCGACCCGCAGTCGAACCTCTTCCTGCTGCGCGAGGCCGGCTTCATCCCCGAGGGCCTCCTCAACTACCTCTCGCTGCTCGGCTGGTCGATCTCGCACGACCGCGACGTCTTCACCCGCGACGAGCTCATCGCGGCCTTCGACGTCGAGGACGTCAACCCGAACCCCTCGCGCTTCGACGCCAAGAAGGCGGAGTCGATCAACGGCGACCACGTGCGCCTCCTCGCCCCCGAGGACTTCGCCGCGCGCCTGGAGCCCTACCTCGGGCAGGTCTTCGACGGCCCGCCCACCGACAAGCAGCGGGCGCTGCTCGCGCAGGCGGCGCCGCTCGTGCAGGAGCGCATGCAGCTCATCGGCCAGGCCGAGGACATGCTGGGCTTCCTCTTCCTCGACGACGAGGACATCCGCCACGACGCCGACGCGGTGGCGGGCCTCGGCGACGACGCCCACGCGGTGCTCGAGGCATCGCGCCGCGCCCTCGCGGAGCTCGAGGCGTTCGACGCGGCCTCGATCGAGGCGGCGCTGCGCGAGGTGCTCGTCGAGGGGCTCGGCATCAAGCCGCGCTTCGCCTTCACGCCGCTGCGCGTCGCCGTCACCGGCCGTCGCGTCTCGCCGCCGCTGTTCGAGTCGATCGAGCTGCTCGGCCGCGCCTCCACCCTCGCCCGCATCGACCGGCTCGCCGCCGTCGCCTGA
- a CDS encoding DUF6458 family protein gives MSIGFGIFLMAVGAIVAWALPGIWEVEGANWTLIGYILLAAGALVTLIGIIMAARSGRTSQVTRSAIDPETGTRVERTERRDDVL, from the coding sequence ATGAGCATCGGCTTCGGCATCTTCCTCATGGCCGTCGGCGCGATCGTCGCCTGGGCGCTCCCCGGCATCTGGGAGGTCGAGGGCGCCAACTGGACGCTGATCGGCTACATCCTGCTCGCCGCCGGCGCGCTCGTCACGCTCATCGGCATCATCATGGCCGCGCGCTCCGGCCGCACCTCGCAGGTCACGCGCTCCGCGATCGACCCGGAGACCGGCACGCGCGTCGAGCGCACCGAGCGCCGCGACGACGTGCTCTGA
- a CDS encoding permease prefix domain 1-containing protein, translating to MDPMPAADPVTDLVARLERGVVASRRRRRDAIAEVEGDLREAVAARVARGQAGPEAARAVVAEFGDPAAIAAELSRELLADLGRRYSPASAAGAGLLVVAWIAGMTTLAGMPGFRVPTDVAWMLPLSRALDVLAPVVVVAAAVGWLAIRRAGSIAALVAVAALQARPRGRARRRSRRDGRGAAGARRRAGRARGPRAAHGPRGLGDRRGGRGAARAVRGRAAQARAAPSTRVMIDAVAVHSSRSLASARSPEGVRR from the coding sequence ATGGATCCGATGCCCGCCGCCGATCCCGTGACCGACCTCGTCGCCCGCCTCGAGCGCGGCGTCGTGGCGTCGCGGCGCCGTCGGCGCGATGCGATCGCCGAGGTGGAGGGCGACCTCCGCGAGGCCGTGGCGGCGCGCGTCGCACGGGGCCAGGCCGGCCCGGAGGCCGCGCGTGCGGTCGTCGCCGAGTTCGGCGATCCGGCCGCGATCGCCGCGGAGCTCTCGCGCGAGCTGCTCGCCGACCTCGGGCGCCGCTACTCCCCCGCCTCGGCGGCCGGAGCGGGCCTGCTCGTGGTCGCGTGGATCGCGGGCATGACGACGCTCGCGGGCATGCCCGGCTTCCGCGTGCCGACCGACGTGGCCTGGATGCTGCCGCTCTCGCGCGCGCTCGACGTGCTCGCCCCCGTCGTGGTCGTGGCGGCCGCCGTGGGCTGGCTCGCGATCCGCCGCGCGGGCTCGATCGCCGCGCTCGTCGCGGTCGCGGCGCTGCAGGCTCGCCCTCGCGGCCGTGCTCGTCGCCGGAGCCGTCGCGATGGCCGTGGCGCTGCCGGTGCCCGCCGGCGGGCAGGCCGTGCTCGCGGCCCTCGTGCTGCTCACGGTCCTCGTGGGCTCGGGGATCGCCGCGGGGGCCGCGGCGCTGCTCGCGCGGTTCGCGGGCGTGCGGCTCAGGCTCGCGCCGCGCCGAGCACGCGCGTGATGATCGACGCCGTCGCCGTCCACTCGTCGCGCTCGCTCGCGAGCGCGCGCTCGCCGGAGGGCGTGAGGCGGTAG
- a CDS encoding NAD(P)/FAD-dependent oxidoreductase: protein MDVDVVVIGAGPAGLAASLNLARAQRTVALLDSNRPRHAATLQSHGFITRDGSSPLELRKLGREEVLRYPTVQHDRTLVRQVAHVDGGFLVQTEQPGSRAEGELRAAAVLIATGLSETLPASQHVRPWYGTSLHSCMDCDGYDKRGQALALIGETLDLVDRAMVIRRHTDDLAVFTNGAEVIDEAGEARLAEHGVALVRSPIAAIEGDREGMRAIVLEDGRRSERTGGFVRPWWHPQLGFVEGLGVDTDEDGLVVVDRAQRSSVEGVYAAGDITPGFRQLAVAAGEGTVAASVINRDLIARGR, encoded by the coding sequence GTGGACGTCGACGTCGTCGTCATCGGCGCCGGGCCCGCGGGCCTCGCCGCATCGCTGAACCTCGCGCGCGCGCAGCGCACCGTGGCGCTCCTCGACTCCAACCGCCCGCGCCACGCGGCGACGCTGCAGTCGCACGGCTTCATCACGCGCGACGGCTCCTCGCCGCTCGAGCTGCGCAAGCTCGGCCGCGAGGAGGTGCTGCGCTACCCGACCGTGCAGCACGACCGCACGCTCGTGCGCCAGGTCGCGCACGTCGACGGCGGATTCCTCGTGCAGACCGAGCAGCCAGGCTCGCGGGCCGAGGGCGAGCTGCGCGCCGCCGCGGTGCTCATCGCCACGGGCCTCAGCGAGACGCTGCCGGCCTCGCAGCACGTGCGCCCCTGGTACGGCACCTCGCTGCACTCGTGCATGGACTGCGACGGCTACGACAAGCGCGGCCAGGCGCTCGCGCTCATCGGCGAGACGCTCGACCTCGTCGACCGCGCGATGGTCATCCGCCGCCACACCGACGACCTGGCCGTCTTCACGAACGGCGCCGAGGTGATCGACGAGGCGGGCGAGGCGCGGCTCGCGGAGCACGGCGTCGCGCTCGTGCGCAGCCCGATCGCCGCGATCGAGGGCGACCGCGAGGGGATGCGCGCTATCGTGCTCGAGGACGGGCGGCGCAGCGAGCGCACCGGTGGCTTCGTGCGTCCGTGGTGGCACCCGCAGCTCGGCTTCGTCGAGGGCCTCGGCGTCGACACCGACGAGGACGGCCTCGTCGTGGTCGACCGCGCGCAGCGCAGCTCGGTCGAGGGCGTCTACGCCGCGGGCGACATCACGCCGGGCTTCCGCCAGCTCGCGGTCGCCGCGGGCGAGGGCACCGTGGCCGCCTCGGTCATCAACCGCGACCTCATCGCGCGCGGCCGCTGA